Genomic DNA from Salinibacter pepae:
TGCCGGTGCTTCGGGAGTTGAAATAGTGTGTGTTGCGTAGTGCGTATTACGTAAAAGACCCCTGCGATACGCAATACGAAATACGCAATATGAGCCCGGAAACGAGCGCCCTCGTAGGAGGTCGACTGAGCCATTCGATGACTCTACGCCCCACCGAGATCGATGAATCCCAACGACCGTTCCATTATCGCGCTCGTGACGACGGGCCACGGGCTGGTCCACACCTACGAGTTGTCGGTCCCGATCTTCATGACCGTCTGGCTCGCGGAGCTGGGGGTTGCGGAGGCGACCCTCGGGGCCGTGGTAGGGGGCGGGTATTTTTTGTTCGGGGCCGGGGCACTGCCGAGCGGCATCCTCGTGGACCGGTTTGGGTCGCGGCGGCTCATTGCGTGTGGGCTTGCGGGGATGGGGGCCGCGTTCGTGCTTTTGGGGCTCCTTCCGGGGCTGTGGGGCCTGGGGACGGCGCTGCTGGCGTGGGGGGCGGCGGCCAGCGTGTACCACCCCGCCGGGCTCGCCCTCATCAGTACGGGGGTGCGGCAGCGGGGGCGGGCCCTGGCCTACCACGGCATCGCGGGCAACGTGGGCATTGCGGGCGGCCCGCTCCTCACGGCCCTCCTCCTGCTCGCGTTCGACTGGGCGACGGTGGCGGTCCTGCTCGGCCTGCCCGGCCTCATCGCGGCGGCCGGGGCCTGGCGGGCGTCCGTCGACGAGACCGCGGCCGTGGGGCGCCACGACGCAACCGACGACGGCCCGTCGGCAACGGCCTCGGCGGAGAACGGGCGTCTCACGGCGTTGTGGCGGCAAACGCGGCACCTCTTCGCGTCGGGGTTTGCGGGGGTCTTTGTGCTCGTGGCCCTGTCGGGGCTCTACTACCGCGGGGTGCTCACCTTCCTGCCGGACCTGCTCACGCCCCTCGTGACGGTCGACCTGCCGATCGACGTGTCGGCGGGCCGGTACGTCTACGCCGGCCTCCTGGCGGTGGGCATCGCGGGGCAGTACGTGGGCGGGCGCCTGTCGGACCGGGAGGGGACGGAGTGGGTCCTCGCCGGCGCACTGGGGCTTCTGTCCCTGGTGGCCGTCGTCTTTTTGCCGGTGGCGGGAGGGGGGACCGGCGCGCTGCTCGTCGCAAGTGCGGGCCTGGGCTTCGTGCTGTTTCTGGTGCAGCCGCTTTACCAGGCCACGGTCGCCGAGTACACCCCGCCCGACACGCGTGGGCTTTCCTACGGCTACACGTATCTCGCCGTCTTTGGCATCGGGGCGGCGGGGGCCGCCCTGTCCGGGGGACTGCTGCAGCTTGCCGGCCCCCCGCTTCTCTTCGGAATCCTGGCGGGCGTCGCCCTGCTCGGGGCGGCCCTGAGCGCGTGGCTCGCCGTGCGGCGGGCCCGATGGGCCGGCCCGGAGGCGGCAACAGATCTGTCGCCGTGATGAGACCGTCCGGTGCTAAGGGGACGCCATACAACACCCCCCGCGGCGTCAGCGCCACGAAGGGCAGATCGCGGGTCGATTGCCCGGCTTGGGACCGCTTCCAAAAGAAGGTGGAAGCGGTCCCAAAAGGTAACAGTTCCTTGATCTGACAGACCCCGTCGGGGTATCATGGAAGCGCATCCATCGGACAGGCCGTCGATGCGAAGCAGTAGGTCAACCAAAATCGGACGGTCTGGAACGTCCACGACGCCGTCTCTAGTGCGCTCCCCCCTCACGGACTGCAGGTCACGCCGCCATGCCTCCCTTCGTTTCTTCGTGTTCGTCTTTTAAGATCGTGTTGACGGCCGTCTTCGGGGCACTGCTTGCCTGCGGGCTGCCGGGGGGAGTGCAGGCCGTGCACGCACAGGACTTTGAGGTGACCGGCACCGTCGTGTCCGCCGACAATCAGTCTCCGCTTCCGGGGGTGAACATTCGGGAGGCGGGCACCAGCCGAGGGACCGTTACGGGCCCGGACGGAGGGTTCCGCCTTGCGGTGGACAGTCCCCAGGACACCCTCACGTTTTCGTTCATCGGGTACCAGACGAAAACGGTTCCGGTCGACGGGCGCTCGGAGATTCGCGTCGTGCTCGAGACGGAATCGCAGGAGCTTGAGGGGGTTGTCGTGACGGCGCTTGGCATCGAGCGGCAGCAGCGCTCCGTAGGCTACGCGACGAGCAGTATTGAGGCCCAGGACCTCGTGGACGTTACGGAATCCAATCCGGCAAACTTGCTACAGGGAAACGTACCGGGACTGGTTCTCAGCTCCAATGCGTCGGGTCCGAACTCATCCTCGAGCATCAACATTCGGGGCGTCTCGTCGATTGCGGGAAATAACGACCCGCTCTTCATCGTGGACGGGGTTCCCATCGACAACACGGTCATTGGAGGGGCCGGCAAGTTTGGCGGCCGGGATGGAGGAAGTGCGCTGTCGGTAGTGAGCCCGGAGAACATCTCGGACATCTCCGTGCTGAAGGGGGCCGGGGCCGCCGCGCTGTACGGCACCCGGGCCCGAGACGGGGTGGTACTGATCACGACGAAGACGGGCCGCACGTCGGCCCCGGGGGAGGTGAACGTGCAGTACAGCTCCACGGTCACGGCCAAGGATGTGATCAGTGGCTTCTCCGACTTCCAAAGCCAGTACGGACAAGGCACGCAGGGCCGGGCGCCGTCGAATCAGGACGCGGCGCTCAGCGCCGGTCTTTCGAGTTGGGGGGCCCCGCTTGGTGAGGTGGACGAGGCCCCTCAATTTGACGGGACGGCGCGGCCGTACGACGATGTGGCCGACCGGCAGGGGTTTTACCGAACCGGACTCTCGCAGCGGCACTCGCTGTCGATCAATGCAGGCTTCGAGAACACTTCGCTCCGCTTGTCGGCGTCGCACCAGAACACCGAAGGCGTCGTCCCGAATTCGGGGTACGAGCAGACCAACATCAACCTTCGGGGGCAGACCCGACTCGGGGGCCTCACGGCCGACGCGAGCGTTACGTACCAGAATGAGCTCACGGACAACCGGACGTTTCTGAACGATGCGGCCCGGAATCCGAACTACCTGATCTCGTTCCTGCCGAACAACATTCCCAAAAGCGCCCTGCAGCCGGGTGCGACCGAGGAGGGCGTTGAGAAGCAGTTTACGTCCGACGGGCTTCCGACCAACCCCTACTGGGCCGTCAATGAACTGGAGGCCGACGACGACAAGGACCGTATTCTCGGAAACGTCAACCTGAACTACTCGATCAACGACTGGCTTTCCCTACAGGGACAAACGGGGCTCGACTGGTACTCGCTCCGACGCACGAACGTCGATGCGTTCGGGTCTGCGTTCGAGCCGGGCGGAGCCATGACCGAGGACACCTACCGGGTGTGGGAGAGCAACTCGAAGCTTTTGGCGACCGCGACGCCCTCCCTCACCGATGAGCTTTCGCTCCGGCTCGACGTGGGGGGCAGTCTGCGACACCGCCAGTTTGAACTGGTGGGCGTCTTTGGGCGAAACTTCAGCATTCCCGACCTGGAGACGATCTCCAACACGGCCAACCCCACTCGCAACTACGACTTCTCGGAGCAGCAAATCCGCTCCTTCTTCGGGTCGGCGTCCTTCACCTACCGGGACTACCTGTTCCTCACGCTGACGACACGAGGGGACTGGTCTTCGACGATTCCGGAGGACAACAATCCATTCGTATACCCGTCGGTGAGCGGAAGCTTCGTCTTCACCGACGCCTTCGACCTGCCGGACGCACTGAGCTACGGAAAGGTCCGGGCGTCCTGGGCGGAGATCGGGGGCGATACGGACCCGTACCGGACCAGTCTGACCTATGGCATCATCGGGCAGCACCAAGGGCAGGCCCTCGAAACGATCACCCAGCTGAGCGTACCCCTGCTCGACCTGAAGCCGACGTCCACGCGGGAGATTGAGCTCGGATTCGAGACGCAGTTCTTCAACGACCGGTTCGGCGTGGACTTTACCTGGTATCGGCGTAGCACGGTCGACCAGATTCTGGACGTCACCGTCTCGTCGGCGTCGGGCTACACGGCGCGGACGGCAAACAGCGGTGAGATCCGAAACACGGGCGTGGAGTTGCTCCTCACGTCGATCCCGTTCTCGACAGAAGATTGGACCTGGGATTCGCGGGTCAATTTCGGGGCGAACCGGAGCGAGGTCGAGTCCCTCGCGCCGGGCCTCGATGTGCGGGTAGGGCCGGAAAACCGGCTGGCCACGGCCAACATTGCCCAGGTTGTTGGGCAGCCGGCCAATGCGATTTATGGGAACACGTACGTCCGCGACGATCAGGGCCGCATCGTCCACGGGGAGGACGGGCTTCCGCTGTCGGGCGAGAAAGAAGTGCTGGGCACCGGCGCCCCCGACTGGACGCTCGGCTTCTCGAACACAATTTCCTACCAGAATGTCAGCCTGGACTTTCTGGTCGATGCGAAGTGGGGCGGCAAGGTCTTCTCCGGAACCAACGCCAACGCCTACGGCAACGGCCTCCACAAGGCGACGCTCGACGCCCGGGCGGCCTGTGACGAGCAGGCTGGCTCAAACGGCCGGTACCCGGAGGACTGCTTTGTCGGAGAAGGCGTGATCGGCAGCGTGAACGGCGAGGGGGAGGTCACCGTCGACCGCGAGAACGATGTCGGCGTTCGGCCCTCCGAGTACTACGGACGGATCTCCGGGGAGATTGCCGAGGAGTTCGTCTACGACGCCAACTTCATCAAGCTCCGCCAGCTCCGGTTGAGCTACGACCTCCCGAGCAGCGTGATGAGCCGTGTGCCGGTGCGTAGTGCGAGCGTTTCGGTGGTGGGCCGAAACCTGTTTTACCTGTACGACTCGGTGCCGAATATCAGTCCCGAGTCGAGCTACAACAGCGAAGCCACGCCGGGCTTCGAGCAGGCGGGCGTTCCGCAGTCGCGCAGCATTGGTGCATCGGTCAATCTCCGGTTCTGACTGCGGGCCCACCCCGATCTCCTCTGCTTTCCCCCTTACTCCACATACTTCCGCCATGTCGTTTCTGACTCGCTCGCGAATTGCTCGTGTTGCTTCCCTCCTCTCCGTCGGAGTGCTGGCACTCGTCCTCCTGTCCTGCGATGGAGTGGGGGACTTCGGGGACACGAACGAGGACCCCACGACCGCCAATGATCCGAACCCGGACCTGGAGTTCACAACGCTCCAGCTCGGGGTCTCTGGGAGCCGGTTTGATATGTGGCGCACGAATCTGATCTACACGATGCCGATCGTGCAGCACATCGCAAACCCGGGCTTCTACGCGGGCAATTTCAACCAGTACGTGGGGGCCTGGTCGGCGTCCCTCTTCGACACGCGGTACGGAGGCGGGCCCAATGGGTCGAATTTTCTCCGCACCGTGACCAACGCGGAGAATCTCATCAACGAGCTGGAGGGAAAACCCGAGCAGGTCAACCGGCTGGCGGCCACCCGCATCATGCGCGTGCTCACGTTTCAGCGCCTCACCGATGTCTACGGGGACATTCCCTACTTCGAGGCGGGGCAGGGCGCGCTGGAGGGCGAATTCACGCCCCACTACACACGCCAGGACAGCATTTACATGGACCTGCACGATGAGCTCCGGGCGGCGGTTGACCAGTTCGAGGCGTCGCAGCCCACGTTCGGGAGCGCAGATCTGTTCTTCGGGGGCGACATCGAGCAGTGGAAACGATTCGCCAACTCGCTGCAGTTGCGCCTGGCCCTCCGTGTCGTGAAGGTGCGGCCGGACCTGGCACAGAGCTGGGCCGAGGAGGCGGTCAACGCCGACGGGGGGGTCATGCAGAGTGTCGACGATGATGCCTACGTGCCTCACCAATCGGGGCCGTCGGGCGGTCCGGCAGGCTTCAACACGAACGCCCACAGTGAGGTCATGCAGAGCTTCCCGGGACAGTGGCTCAGCGAGACGTTCGTGGATTGGATGAAGGAGAACGGCGACCCCCGTCTCACCGAGTATGGAGCGCTCGCTCCGGGGGGGCTCGACAGTGCGCTGGTCGAGGATCCGGCCCAGCAGCGCGGTATGCCCAACGGGTTTGATAACAACGAACTCGCGGCGAGCAACGAGTACACCGACGCCCTCGATCAGTACACGCGCATCCACCCGAACCTTCGGGACCGAAACGACCCGATGTTCTTCCAGACCTATGCGGAGGTCGAGCTGATGCTTGCCGAGGCGGCGGTGCGGGGCTGGAACGTGCCCGGATCGGCGGAGGCCCACTACGAAGCAGGGGTGCGGGCGGCCATGAACTATATCACCCGGTACGGAGAGAACACGAGCGTGAGCGATTCGGAGATCACCCAGTATCTCTCCGACAATTCTCTCCCGAGTGGACGAGAAGCGCGCCTGCGGGCGATCAACAACCAGTACTGGGCGGCGACCTTCTTCAACGGGATCGAATCCTGGTCGAACTGGCGTCGGTCGGGCTACCCGGAGCTGACTCCTGCTCCGGAGGAAGGGGACACCGGCGGCCAGTTCATTCGGCGTCTGGACTATCCACAGGACGAGAGGGACCTCAACGGCGACAACTACCAGGAGGCCCGCGAGCGGCAGAACATCACGCAGTCGAACCGCCTCACGGCGCGGGTGTGGTGGGACTGTGGGGCGTACGCCGACCAGTGCGCCGAATGAGCTCGGGGGCCTGCCGTTTCCGCCGAGAAAACCACAGGGGAGGGCCTCCACGGCCCTCCTTTTTTCTTTGCTTGTTTTCCGCCTGCGCTCCGCCCGCTCCATGCGTTACACTTTGCTTTCCGTCTTCCTTCTGCTTTTTGGCGGGCCCTTGGCCGCGCACGCCCAGCCCGACGCCGCGCATCCGTCCGCCGACGCGCTTTCCATCCGCTGGGGCGTGGAGACGAATCGGGTGGACGACGGAAACCGATTTCGGTCGTCGTTCACGATTGCGAACCACGGGGACGTGGCGCTGGGGGCGACCCAGTGGACGCTCTACTTCAACTTCTCGCGCCAGATCGACCCGGCGAGCGTGACGGCGCCGGTGCGCATCACGCGGATCAACGGCGACTTCTATCGGCTGGAGCCGGACGCCGACTTCACCCCGATCGAGCCCGGCGACCAGCTGCAATTCACGGTCGAGGCCACCGGGTCGGTCATCAAGCGCATCGATGCCCCGGCCGGCTTCTACGTCGTGTTCAGGGACGCGGAGGGCCGACCCGGGCCGCCCGCCGCCGTGTCGGACGTGACGGTCGAGCCCTTCACCCGTCCCGCCCAGACGTCCCGGGGCCCGAACGACGCATGGCCCGTCCCGACCCCCGCGACCCGGTACGCGGACCACCGCTCCCTCACGGCCCGCCCGCCCGACGCGGAGGGCCGCATTGTGCCGACGCCGGACTCCATCCACCGGCGCCCCGGGGCGTTTGCGCTCCGGGCGGACGCGACCATCCGCTACGAGGCGGGGCTGGCCGCCGAGGCCCGCCAGCTCGCGGACGGACTGGCCGACGTGCTGGGACGACGGCCCCGAACGACACGGACGGATTCGGCCGCCGCCATCACACTCCGCCGCGCGGAGGGGACGCCGCCCGCCGTCGATACGGCGTCGGCCGAGGCCTACCGGCTCACGGTCGATCCGGACACGGGCATCGTCATCACGGGCGCGACCGACGCGGGCGTGTTCTACGGGGGGCAAAGCCTGGAGGCCTGGCTCCCGGTGGCGGCCTACCGGGCGCCGTCGTCGCCGGTGGACGTGCCTGCCGTCCAGGTTCTGGACGCGCCCCGATTCGGCTATCGGGGGCTCCACCTCGACGTGGCGCGCAACATGCAGTCGGTGGCGGCGGTGAAGCGGCTGCTCGACGTGATGGCGTTCTACAAGCTGAACACCTTTCACTTCCACCTCACCGACGACGAGGGGTGGCGCCTCGCCGTCGAGGGCCTGCCCGAGCTGACCCGCGTCGGGGGGCGCCGCGGCCATACGCTTACTGAGCAGGATCACCTGATGCCGTCCTACGGGTCGGGGCCCAACCCCAGTCCCACCGCCTCTGCCGGGAGCGGGTGGTACAGCCAGGCGGACTATCTCGAGATTCTCCGGTACGCCGCGGC
This window encodes:
- a CDS encoding MFS transporter, whose protein sequence is MNPNDRSIIALVTTGHGLVHTYELSVPIFMTVWLAELGVAEATLGAVVGGGYFLFGAGALPSGILVDRFGSRRLIACGLAGMGAAFVLLGLLPGLWGLGTALLAWGAAASVYHPAGLALISTGVRQRGRALAYHGIAGNVGIAGGPLLTALLLLAFDWATVAVLLGLPGLIAAAGAWRASVDETAAVGRHDATDDGPSATASAENGRLTALWRQTRHLFASGFAGVFVLVALSGLYYRGVLTFLPDLLTPLVTVDLPIDVSAGRYVYAGLLAVGIAGQYVGGRLSDREGTEWVLAGALGLLSLVAVVFLPVAGGGTGALLVASAGLGFVLFLVQPLYQATVAEYTPPDTRGLSYGYTYLAVFGIGAAGAALSGGLLQLAGPPLLFGILAGVALLGAALSAWLAVRRARWAGPEAATDLSP
- a CDS encoding SusC/RagA family TonB-linked outer membrane protein translates to MPPFVSSCSSFKIVLTAVFGALLACGLPGGVQAVHAQDFEVTGTVVSADNQSPLPGVNIREAGTSRGTVTGPDGGFRLAVDSPQDTLTFSFIGYQTKTVPVDGRSEIRVVLETESQELEGVVVTALGIERQQRSVGYATSSIEAQDLVDVTESNPANLLQGNVPGLVLSSNASGPNSSSSINIRGVSSIAGNNDPLFIVDGVPIDNTVIGGAGKFGGRDGGSALSVVSPENISDISVLKGAGAAALYGTRARDGVVLITTKTGRTSAPGEVNVQYSSTVTAKDVISGFSDFQSQYGQGTQGRAPSNQDAALSAGLSSWGAPLGEVDEAPQFDGTARPYDDVADRQGFYRTGLSQRHSLSINAGFENTSLRLSASHQNTEGVVPNSGYEQTNINLRGQTRLGGLTADASVTYQNELTDNRTFLNDAARNPNYLISFLPNNIPKSALQPGATEEGVEKQFTSDGLPTNPYWAVNELEADDDKDRILGNVNLNYSINDWLSLQGQTGLDWYSLRRTNVDAFGSAFEPGGAMTEDTYRVWESNSKLLATATPSLTDELSLRLDVGGSLRHRQFELVGVFGRNFSIPDLETISNTANPTRNYDFSEQQIRSFFGSASFTYRDYLFLTLTTRGDWSSTIPEDNNPFVYPSVSGSFVFTDAFDLPDALSYGKVRASWAEIGGDTDPYRTSLTYGIIGQHQGQALETITQLSVPLLDLKPTSTREIELGFETQFFNDRFGVDFTWYRRSTVDQILDVTVSSASGYTARTANSGEIRNTGVELLLTSIPFSTEDWTWDSRVNFGANRSEVESLAPGLDVRVGPENRLATANIAQVVGQPANAIYGNTYVRDDQGRIVHGEDGLPLSGEKEVLGTGAPDWTLGFSNTISYQNVSLDFLVDAKWGGKVFSGTNANAYGNGLHKATLDARAACDEQAGSNGRYPEDCFVGEGVIGSVNGEGEVTVDRENDVGVRPSEYYGRISGEIAEEFVYDANFIKLRQLRLSYDLPSSVMSRVPVRSASVSVVGRNLFYLYDSVPNISPESSYNSEATPGFEQAGVPQSRSIGASVNLRF
- a CDS encoding SusD/RagB family nutrient-binding outer membrane lipoprotein, producing MSFLTRSRIARVASLLSVGVLALVLLSCDGVGDFGDTNEDPTTANDPNPDLEFTTLQLGVSGSRFDMWRTNLIYTMPIVQHIANPGFYAGNFNQYVGAWSASLFDTRYGGGPNGSNFLRTVTNAENLINELEGKPEQVNRLAATRIMRVLTFQRLTDVYGDIPYFEAGQGALEGEFTPHYTRQDSIYMDLHDELRAAVDQFEASQPTFGSADLFFGGDIEQWKRFANSLQLRLALRVVKVRPDLAQSWAEEAVNADGGVMQSVDDDAYVPHQSGPSGGPAGFNTNAHSEVMQSFPGQWLSETFVDWMKENGDPRLTEYGALAPGGLDSALVEDPAQQRGMPNGFDNNELAASNEYTDALDQYTRIHPNLRDRNDPMFFQTYAEVELMLAEAAVRGWNVPGSAEAHYEAGVRAAMNYITRYGENTSVSDSEITQYLSDNSLPSGREARLRAINNQYWAATFFNGIESWSNWRRSGYPELTPAPEEGDTGGQFIRRLDYPQDERDLNGDNYQEARERQNITQSNRLTARVWWDCGAYADQCAE
- a CDS encoding family 20 glycosylhydrolase, which encodes MRYTLLSVFLLLFGGPLAAHAQPDAAHPSADALSIRWGVETNRVDDGNRFRSSFTIANHGDVALGATQWTLYFNFSRQIDPASVTAPVRITRINGDFYRLEPDADFTPIEPGDQLQFTVEATGSVIKRIDAPAGFYVVFRDAEGRPGPPAAVSDVTVEPFTRPAQTSRGPNDAWPVPTPATRYADHRSLTARPPDAEGRIVPTPDSIHRRPGAFALRADATIRYEAGLAAEARQLADGLADVLGRRPRTTRTDSAAAITLRRAEGTPPAVDTASAEAYRLTVDPDTGIVITGATDAGVFYGGQSLEAWLPVAAYRAPSSPVDVPAVQVLDAPRFGYRGLHLDVARNMQSVAAVKRLLDVMAFYKLNTFHFHLTDDEGWRLAVEGLPELTRVGGRRGHTLTEQDHLMPSYGSGPNPSPTASAGSGWYSQADYLEILRYAAARHITVLPEIDVPGHARAAIQAMEARTGRLRADGDTAAARRYRLHDPDDASTYESVQGWDDNVMNVCQPSTYRFLTAVVDELRGLHDTAGAPLPAVHVGGDEVPAGAWAGSPICDDYITRTEGVDGADDLFGHFLGRFQDTLATRGIAMAGWEEVGLEEADHRSAATTPNEALVDEGVRPYVWSNIWGGGTEDRAYRLANAGYDVVMSQATNFYFDMAYNKHPREDGYYWAGFVDTKAPFAFVPFDLYKSADRTRMGHPIDPDTAFADHARLADTARNNIRGLQGQLWGETLRDTDRMEYMAVPRLLSLAERAWAPRPGWATLDDSGALRARRAEAWTAFANRLGHRELPRLSIRHPDWSYRLPPPGATVEAGTLRANVALPGLAVRYTTDGTRPTATSPRYTGPVSVPEGAPVRLRTFDTLGRGGRTVTVPTSP